From a single Loigolactobacillus coryniformis subsp. coryniformis KCTC 3167 = DSM 20001 genomic region:
- a CDS encoding fumarylacetoacetate hydrolase family protein: MKLAMLDQHPFLIDSPTTGRAITNQPSILAALKATQDHWQLGPTQSFTTTQLAAPIQNTNQIFAIGMNFLDHSKEIHLELPKVPSIFTKFSSALAAPQTTVTIPGAQTDWETELVVVIGKAGRDISIDQATDHIAGYMVGEDLSERTVQFANTPPQFSLGKSFANFAPIGPWLTTPDEIASLDQAVITTKVNGEIMQQAPLSQLIFTVPQLISYLSGIVELQPGNLIFTGTPSGTGVGHEPQIFLKAGDQVTGEITGLGQLNLTMK; this comes from the coding sequence ATGAAACTTGCAATGTTAGATCAGCACCCTTTTCTGATCGATAGTCCCACTACTGGACGCGCGATCACCAATCAACCATCGATTCTAGCGGCTTTAAAAGCAACCCAGGACCACTGGCAACTGGGACCGACACAATCATTTACAACAACACAATTGGCGGCGCCGATTCAAAACACTAATCAAATCTTTGCAATCGGCATGAATTTCCTCGACCATTCCAAAGAGATTCACTTAGAGTTACCGAAAGTGCCGAGTATTTTCACAAAATTCAGTAGTGCGTTAGCAGCACCGCAAACAACCGTCACAATTCCTGGTGCACAAACAGATTGGGAAACTGAATTAGTCGTTGTGATCGGTAAAGCTGGCCGCGATATCTCTATCGATCAAGCAACTGACCATATTGCTGGTTATATGGTCGGTGAAGATTTATCTGAACGGACAGTCCAATTTGCTAACACACCGCCGCAATTTTCTTTAGGTAAATCTTTTGCCAACTTTGCCCCAATCGGGCCTTGGTTAACGACACCAGATGAAATTGCCTCCCTAGATCAAGCGGTGATCACGACCAAAGTTAACGGTGAAATCATGCAGCAAGCACCTCTGAGCCAACTGATTTTTACCGTACCACAGTTGATCAGCTATCTTTCCGGCATTGTCGAACTACAGCCAGGTAATTTAATTTTCACTGGTACGCCAAGCGGAACTGGCGTTGGTCATGAACCACAAATTTTCTTAAAGGCCGGCGATCAAGTGACCGGTGAAATTACTGGCTTGGGCCAATTAAACTTAACGATGAAATAA